Proteins encoded by one window of Acidobacteriota bacterium:
- a CDS encoding GTP-binding protein has translation MGKEKFDRSKPHVNVGTIGHIDHGKTTLTAALTKVASMKGWA, from the coding sequence ATGGGGAAAGAGAAGTTCGACCGGTCGAAACCGCATGTGAACGTGGGGACCATCGGGCACATTGACCACGGGAAGACGACGCTGACGGCGGCGTTGACGAAAGTGGCCTCGATGAAGGGCTGGGCGAA